The DNA segment CCACGCCCCGGTGGCCGGTCGCCACGCACAGCAGGTCCCGGGCGCCCCGGCCGGCGCCGTGCCGGTGTTCGGCGAGCGCGGCGAGGTTGACGTCGTTGCCCGCGAAGGCGGGGCCGGTGATGCCAGCGGCGCGTACGCGGTCCGCGAAGAGCCGGCGGACCGGCGCCCCCACCGGCCAGGCGAGGTGCAGGGGGTTGAGGGCGAGGCCGTCGGGTTCGGCGACGGCGGACGGTACGGCGAGGCCGGCGCCCACACAGCGCAGGCCCGTCTCCCGCAGGAGTTCCGCCCCCGCCTCCACGACCGAGCCCAGTACCTTCGCCGGGTCGGCGTCGACCGTCTCGCAGCCCGGCGCGGTCGCCACGATCCGCCCGCCCAGGCCGACCAGCGCCGCGCGGAAACCGTCGGCGTGGACCTGCGCGGCGAGCACCACCGGGCCGTCCTCGGCGACCTCCAGCCGGTGCGAGGGACGCCCCTGCGCGCCGGCCGCCGCGGTGGGCCGGGCGTCCACCCGGATCAGGCCCAGGGCCTCCAGCTCGGCGGCCACCGCTCCGGCGGTCGCCCGGGTGACCCCGAGTTCGGCGGTGAGCACGGCACGGGTCGGTGCCCGCCCGGTGTGTACCAGCTCCAGCGCGGGGCCGAGCGCTCCGCGCCCCCGGTCCAGCCGCACCCTCGAGGTGTTCCCTTCCCCCGCCTTCCGGGGGGCCTCCTTGCCGCTCATGAGGGCGAGTCTCCCATGATCCGCAGCCGTCGTGGCCTGCGCGGCCGTGCTCGAACGGCGGAGACACCGGGCCACCCCCGGCTCGCTCACCCGCGGGGGCGTACCGCCCGGCTCACCGACCACGCCCTGACGGCGCGGACAGCCGCGGAGTCCCGCCCACCCGCCGCTCCCCGCCCGACGGCGCTGACGCGCTCACCCGCCGCACGGGACCGGCTCACGGCCGCCACATGGCGCCCGCTCGGACGCCCGCTCGGGCTCCCGTACGACTCCACACCCACACTCGCGGGGCCACGCCCGCGGCCTCCCGGCCGCACGCTGCCCGCACCCCACCGAACACGAGACACCCACCGAACACGGGCACCACCCCGCTGCCCCACCCCGCGCGCCCACACGCCCACCCCCCGTCCACGGCGCCAGGCCCCGCACCCGCGAGCGACGCCGGCCCGCTCATCGGCCAGGCCGTCCCGGCTCCACACCCGCGGGGCGAAGAGCCCGCCGCCTCCCGGTCGCGGCGTGTCGCCCAGGGACCGGCCGCGAACGCCGACCCCCTCGCGCGCCGAGCGACGCCGGCCCGCTCACCCGCCCGAACGACGCCGTCCCCCTCGCCCCCACACCGTCCCGGGTCCACCACGCACAGGGGCCCAGGCCTCCGCGTCGTCCGCATCCGCACACCCACCGGACGCGAGCCCCCGGTCCACCACCCCGCTCCCCCGTCTCACCCACCCCGCGCGGCCGGCCCGCTCACCCGCAGCGTGATGTTCAGCCGTCCCGTCAGCCCCAGCTCGGCGGGTGCGGTGCCGGGGTGTACGCGTGGCACGCCGTGGTGGGCGAGGCGGGACGGCCCACCGAAGACGAACAGGTCGCCGCTGCGGAGTTCCACGTCCGTGTACGGCCGCGTACGGGTCTCGGTGTTGCCGAAGCGGAAGACGCAGGTGTCGCCGAGGCTCAGCGACACCACGGGCGCCTCGGATCTCTCGTCGGCGTCGCGGTGCATGCCCATGCGGGCGTCGGCGTCGTAGAAGTTGATCAGGGCGATGTCGTACGGCTCCCGTGGGACGGCCCCCGGGCCGAGCGCGTCGGCGACCGCACCGCGGGCCAGCTCGTCCAGCCAGGGAGGGAAGGGCTTCACGGGGGCGCCGTCGCCGTCGACGACCGTGCGGGCGTAGGCGTACGGGTACCAGTGCCAGCCCAGACAGACCTGCCGGGCGGTCATCGTGCCGCCGCCGGGGGTGCGGACGGTGCGCAGTCCGGCCGGGGGCCGCGCCCACTCCCGGCAGGCGGTGAGCAGCGCGCGCTGCCGCTCGGCGTCCAGCCAGTGCGGGACGTGCACGGCGCCCGGCGCGACCTCGGCCCGCTCGCGCGGGAACAGCTCCGCGTCCATGCGCCCCCTGTGCTCCGTGCGCTCCATGCGCTCCATGCCCTTCATCCTGCCCCAGACCCGTCCGACCGGTCGTGAGCTGCGACTCGGCTAGCCTGGAGCACGATGAACGACCGCATGACGACTCCGTGGGCCGAGCTCGAACTGACCCGCCACCCCGAGGATCCCCGCGACCGGCTGCGTGCCTGGGACGCCTCCGACGCCTACCTGCTCCGGCACCTCGCCGAGGAGAAGGTGCCGCTGACGGGCACCGTCGTGGTCGTCGGCGACCGCTGGGGCGCGCTGGCGACGGCACTCTCGGAGCACCGGCCCACCCAGATCACCGACTCCTTCCTGAGTCAGGAGGCGACCCGGGCGAACCTGGCGCGGGCCGGTGTCGAACCCGGCGCCGTGCGCCTGCTCACCACCCAGGACCCGGTGCCCGAGCGGGTGGACGTGCTGCTCGTGCGCGTGCCGAAGAGCCTCGCGCTCCTGGAGGACCAGCTGCTGCGGCTCGCGCCCGCCGTGCACGCGGGGACGGTGGTCGTGGGCACCGGAATGGTGAAGGAGATCCACACCTCCACACTCCAGCTGTTCGAACGGATCCTCGGACCGACCCGGACCTCGCCGGCCCAGCAGAAGGCCCGGCTGATCTTCTGCACCCCCGACCCGGACCTCGTGCGGCCCGCGAACCCCTGGCCGTACGGCTACGCCCTGCCGGACGGCATCGGCCCGGTCTCCGGACGCACCGTCGTCAACCACGCGGGTGTCTTCTGCGCCGACCGGCTCGACATCGGCACCCGGTTCTTCCTCCAGCACCTGCCGTCCGGTCCACGCGGGGGCCGCGTGGTGGACCTCGGCTGCGGCAACGGCGCGGTCGGTACGGCGGTGGCGCTGGCCGATCCGGAGGCCGAAGTGCTGTTCGTGGACGAGTCGTTCCAGGCCGTGGCCTCGGCGGAGGCGACGTACAAGGCCAACGGGGTGCCCGGGCATGCCGAGTTCCGGGTGGGTGACGGGCTGGCCGGGGTGGCGGCGGGCAGTGTGGACCTCGTCCTGAACAACCCGCCGTTCCACTCCCATCAGGCGACGTCCGATGCGACGTCCTGGCGGATGTTCACCGGGGCGAAGCGCGCGTTGCGGCCGGGCGGCGAGCTGTGGGTGATCGGCAACCGGCACCTCGGGTACCACGTCAAGCTCAAGCGGCTGTTCGGGAACTGCGAACTGGTTGCCAGCGACCCGAAGTTCGTGCTGCTGAAGGCCGTCAAGAAGGGTTAGCGCGGGCGAGGACGCCGATGATCCGGGCCACCTCTCGGACCATGGCCTCCCTTCCCACCTTGAGGTATCTGCGGGAGTCGACGGCCTCGGGGTGTGCGGCCAGGAAGCCGCGGATCGCGGTGGTCATGGCCGCGTTGAGTGCGGTGCCGACGTTGACCTTGCCGATGCCGCCGGCGACCGCCGCGACCAGGGCGTCGTCGGGCACGCCGGAGGAGCCGTGCAGGACGAGCGGGACGGGCAGGGCGGCGGACAGCCGTTCGAGCAGGTCGTGGTCGAGGGCGGCGGTGCGCGTGGTCATGGCGTGCACGCTGCCGATGGCCACGGCGAGGGCGTCGACTTCGGTGCGCGTGACGAAGTCGCGGGCCTGGCCGGGGTCGGTGCGGGCGCCGGGCGCGTGGGCGTCCAGCGGGGGACCGCCGTCCTTGCCGCCGACCTGCCCCAACTCGGCCTCGATCCAGAGGTTCCGGCTGTGCGCACAGTCGGCCGCGACGCGGGTGGCGGCCAGGTTCTCGGTGTAGGGCAGGCGGGACGCGTCGTACATGACCGAGCTGAACCCGGCGCGCGCCGCCTGGCGGAGCAGGTCGTCGCTCTGCACGTGGTCGAGGTGCAACGCGACGGGTACGGTGGCGCGTTCGGCGGCGGTGACGGCCGCGCGGGCCAGTGGCAGGAGCCGTCCGTAGCGGAACTTGACGGCGTTCTCGCTGACTTGGAGGACCACGGGCGCGCCGGTGGACTCGGCTCCCGCGATGACGGCCTCGACGTGTTCGAGGGTGATGACGTTGAAGGCGGCGACGGCGGAGCGGGCTTCCGCGGCGCGGGTGACCAGCTCTCCGGTGGTCGCGAGGGGCACGGTTCGGTCCCTTCCGGGGCGCGGGTCAGGGGGTGAGGATGACCGAGCGGGTGAGGTGGCGCGGGTTGTCCGGGTCGAGGCCGCGAGTGGCGGCGAGAGCGATGGCGAGGCGCTGGACGCGGACGAGTTCCGCCAGCGGGTCCAGGCCGCTCTCGATCCACAACCCGCCTGTGGCGCGGACCTGTTGGGCGAGGCCCTCGGGTGCCTCGCCGAACATCCAGGCCGCGGTGGACTCCGTGGTGATGCTGATCGGCCCGTGGCGGTACTCCATCGCGGGGTAGGCCTCGGCCCAGGACAGCGATGCCTCGCGCATCTTCAGGCCGGCCTCGTTCGCGAGTCCGACGGTCCAGCCGAGGCCCAGGAAGGTGAACTGCGCGCATTCCAGCAGCCCTTGGGGCAGGGGCGCGGTGAGGGCCGTGCGGGCGTCGGCGACGGCGGAGTCGGCGTGCAGCCCGAGGTGTGCGCGCAGGAGGGTCAGGGCGGTGGTGGCGAACCGGGTCTGCACCACGGAGCGTTCGTCGGCGAAGTCGAGGACGACCACATCCCCGGCGGCCGCCATCACAGGGGTACCGGGGTCGGCGGTGATCGCCGTGGTCCGCGTTCCGCCCTTCAACTCGCCCAACAGTTGCAGCACTTCGGTGGTGGTGCCGGAGCGGGTGAGGGCCACGACCCGGTCGTAGGACCGCCCGACCGGGAACTCGGAGGCGGCGAACGCGTCCGTCTCCCCCTGTCCGGCGGACTCGCGCAGGACGGCCGCCGCCTGCGCCATGAAGTACGAGGTCCCGCACCCGACGAACGCGACCCGTTCCCCCGGTGCCGGCAGCGCGTAGGCGTGTCGCCCGGCCTCCTCCGCCGCCCGTATCCAGCACTCCGGCTGGCTGTTCAGCTCGTGCTCGACATGGCTCATGCCACACCTTCCCCTTGCTGAATTTTCCTGCAAGATATAGCGAGTTTTCGAGCATAATCAAGCATTCGAGCGCGGATTCAGGTGCGTTAGGGTCGCCGGGAACGCGGAGAACGGAGGTGCGGATGTCCCGGGACGCCCGCTGGAAGGCGCTGCTGGAACTGCTCGTCGAGCGGGGCCGGCTGGAGGTCGAGGAGGTGGCCACCGAGCTGGAGGTGTCGGCGGCGACGATCCGCCGCGACTTCGACCAGCTCGCCGAGCAGCAGATGCTGGTGCGCACGCGGGGCGGGGCGGTCGTGCACGGGGTGTCGTACGAACTGCCGTTGCGCTACAAGACGGCCCGCCGCGCCTCCGAGAAGCAGCGGATCGCCAAGGCGGTGGCCGAACTCGTGGCGCCCGGCGAGGCGGTGGGGCTGACCGGCGGCACGACCACCACGGAGGTGGCCCGTGCCCTTGCCGTTCACCCCGGCCTGGGCGCCGGCTCACCCGCGCTGACCGTCGTCACCAACGCGCTCAACATCGCCAACGAGCTGGCCGTGCGGCCCCAGTTCAAGATCGTGGTGACGGGTGGCGTGGCACGCCCTCAGTCGTACGAGCTCATCGGGCCGCTCGCGGACGGTGTCCTCGGTCAGATCACCCTCGACGTGGCGGTGCTCGGCGTCGTCGCCTTCGACGTCACGCACGGCACGGCCGCGCACGACGAGGCCGAGGCCGCGATCAACCGTCTGCTGTGCGAACGCGCCGAGCGGGTGATCGTCGCCGCGGACTCCAGCAAGCTGGGCCGGCGGGCGTTCGCCCGCATCTGCGCGACGGAGCTGGTGAACACCCTCGTGACGGACACAGCGGTGGAACGGGAGACCGTACGGCGATTCGAGGAGGCG comes from the Streptomyces sp. NBC_00820 genome and includes:
- a CDS encoding class II fructose-bisphosphate aldolase; translated protein: MPLATTGELVTRAAEARSAVAAFNVITLEHVEAVIAGAESTGAPVVLQVSENAVKFRYGRLLPLARAAVTAAERATVPVALHLDHVQSDDLLRQAARAGFSSVMYDASRLPYTENLAATRVAADCAHSRNLWIEAELGQVGGKDGGPPLDAHAPGARTDPGQARDFVTRTEVDALAVAIGSVHAMTTRTAALDHDLLERLSAALPVPLVLHGSSGVPDDALVAAVAGGIGKVNVGTALNAAMTTAIRGFLAAHPEAVDSRRYLKVGREAMVREVARIIGVLARANPS
- a CDS encoding ROK family protein, producing MSGKEAPRKAGEGNTSRVRLDRGRGALGPALELVHTGRAPTRAVLTAELGVTRATAGAVAAELEALGLIRVDARPTAAAGAQGRPSHRLEVAEDGPVVLAAQVHADGFRAALVGLGGRIVATAPGCETVDADPAKVLGSVVEAGAELLRETGLRCVGAGLAVPSAVAEPDGLALNPLHLAWPVGAPVRRLFADRVRAAGITGPAFAGNDVNLAALAEHRHGAGRGARDLLCVATGHRGVGGALVLDGRLHTGSSGLALEVGHLTVNPEGRPCHCGSRGCLDVEADPLALLVEAGRAPGPEVSLLQQANDLLRTQYADPSVRTAAETLIDRLGQGLAGLVNILNPDRIILGGLHRTLLEADPGRLRAVVAGRSLWGQSGGVPILPCTLDHDSLVGAAELAWQPVLDDPLGALR
- a CDS encoding methyltransferase, with amino-acid sequence MTTPWAELELTRHPEDPRDRLRAWDASDAYLLRHLAEEKVPLTGTVVVVGDRWGALATALSEHRPTQITDSFLSQEATRANLARAGVEPGAVRLLTTQDPVPERVDVLLVRVPKSLALLEDQLLRLAPAVHAGTVVVGTGMVKEIHTSTLQLFERILGPTRTSPAQQKARLIFCTPDPDLVRPANPWPYGYALPDGIGPVSGRTVVNHAGVFCADRLDIGTRFFLQHLPSGPRGGRVVDLGCGNGAVGTAVALADPEAEVLFVDESFQAVASAEATYKANGVPGHAEFRVGDGLAGVAAGSVDLVLNNPPFHSHQATSDATSWRMFTGAKRALRPGGELWVIGNRHLGYHVKLKRLFGNCELVASDPKFVLLKAVKKG
- a CDS encoding DeoR/GlpR family DNA-binding transcription regulator, giving the protein MSRDARWKALLELLVERGRLEVEEVATELEVSAATIRRDFDQLAEQQMLVRTRGGAVVHGVSYELPLRYKTARRASEKQRIAKAVAELVAPGEAVGLTGGTTTTEVARALAVHPGLGAGSPALTVVTNALNIANELAVRPQFKIVVTGGVARPQSYELIGPLADGVLGQITLDVAVLGVVAFDVTHGTAAHDEAEAAINRLLCERAERVIVAADSSKLGRRAFARICATELVNTLVTDTAVERETVRRFEEAGVRVLTV
- a CDS encoding SIS domain-containing protein is translated as MSHVEHELNSQPECWIRAAEEAGRHAYALPAPGERVAFVGCGTSYFMAQAAAVLRESAGQGETDAFAASEFPVGRSYDRVVALTRSGTTTEVLQLLGELKGGTRTTAITADPGTPVMAAAGDVVVLDFADERSVVQTRFATTALTLLRAHLGLHADSAVADARTALTAPLPQGLLECAQFTFLGLGWTVGLANEAGLKMREASLSWAEAYPAMEYRHGPISITTESTAAWMFGEAPEGLAQQVRATGGLWIESGLDPLAELVRVQRLAIALAATRGLDPDNPRHLTRSVILTP
- a CDS encoding alpha-ketoglutarate-dependent dioxygenase AlkB family protein; amino-acid sequence: MDAELFPRERAEVAPGAVHVPHWLDAERQRALLTACREWARPPAGLRTVRTPGGGTMTARQVCLGWHWYPYAYARTVVDGDGAPVKPFPPWLDELARGAVADALGPGAVPREPYDIALINFYDADARMGMHRDADERSEAPVVSLSLGDTCVFRFGNTETRTRPYTDVELRSGDLFVFGGPSRLAHHGVPRVHPGTAPAELGLTGRLNITLRVSGPAARGG